TTAAACCAATGAGCGAAAAAAGCAAAAATTTAGCTCGTATAGCCTTAAGTAAAAGTAACGAAAAAATTGCCAGCTGGCTAAGTTTTGATACCGATAGCCTTAAAGGCAAAATAGAACGCGAACCTGTACGCGCCGATATTAACACCATTGGTAATGAACAGGTAGTTGTTGAGTTTTACAGCAAGTAAATCTTTAGCAGCTTTTTGCTTTGTTCTTGCAAAATACTTCCGTTTAGGCGGAAGTATTTTTATTTGCTCATATTCCATCTTGACAAAAGCATTAAAATTATTAAACAATATTATTGCAATTAAAAATGGCTTAAAGCCGCTACTATTGTAATTCCACCTCTGCACCTTAAAGAAAGCAACTATCCGCTTATAGATACCAAAAGTAAAAATGTCCACTAATCCCCTTCGCCGGCACAAAACCTATGGTTTTGTGCCGGCGAAGGGGATTAAGGAACTAGTGTCTATAAAGGGATAGTTACCTTAAAGATATTGATAATATTAATAAGGAGGAGGCAAACGATGAGAGGTTTAACTTTCATTCAAAAACTGCTGCTAGCAGCTATTTTGCCACGTTAAACAAAACCTTAGGTTTTGCAGTGGCACCCAAAAACCGTTAAGGTTCTCCTGTCCTCTATTCCCCAATAGAGGGCAAGGTTTTATAAGTAGAATATAGCTGCTTTTTGCTTATTTGTCAAGCTTTATTGGTAAATGCCTACAGGCCTTAATTTAAAAAACCCCGCTCAAAGTTAAAGGCCTTAGTGTTGTTTAACGGCTTTTTGTGTTCCTTAAAAACAACATCTAACTCTTTGCCATCTTTTAACTCGCGCAAATCGTACAAAAAGCGGTTAATACCGGCTTTCGTTAAGCTATTTTTATGCTGTAAAATACTATAAGCCTTATGAGGAAAAACTTTACTACCCTCGCCGTTAGCCGTTATGCTGTAGCTATCGCCATCGCTGGCCTCGCTAAAGTGGTTAAATTTATAAACACTTTGCAAATTTACCCGCAGCATAAATAATTCCGGCCGGCCAAAAAGCGGCATAATAAAACTATCACCGTTATAACTATGAGTTACGGCAAGGCTGTTTTTAAGGCTGGCCTCAAAGGGAAAGGTAATGGCCGCCGCCTTTTGCGCAAATAGCAGCTCGGCAGCCAACCGGTTATGCACATAGAGCCACGGCCCCGCTATAATATTAACTTTATGTTTAGCCAGCAGGCCAAAATGTGCCGTATTATTAGCCACAAAGTTGGTAAAACCCTGCCGTACCAGCTCTTCTATCACCACAACCATAGTGCCCAACTGCTCCTCTGCCGTAACAGGCTCAAGGTAGATAGCCAGCATATTTTTTTTAACCGGCAAATTTTTGGCCGCCCGCAAGGTTTTAGCCATACTCCGGTTAAGCTCTAGCCACAGCATAGCCGGTTTGTAACTCACCAGCTGACTAAGGTTATTTAAATTAGCCGTTAAAATGTAATTACCTTTGGGCAAAATTTTAAGCTTTTCTTTGCTGGGTTTAGCGGCCCGTGCCTTAGTTTTAGGGGGTTTATTGATATAAGGGGCCAAATTATTAGGGATAAACGGCGGGTAACTTTGCTCGCGGCGGCTGCTTAAATAAACCAAATCGCCGGCGGCCAATTCGTTGTGCTCCAACACAAAACCCTCTTCGTTAAAGAGCGGTTCTTTTATCTTTAAATTCAGGCGTTTACTATCATCGGGACTGTTAATACGCAGGTAATCGCCGGCTTCCAACTTAATGTTAGGCAGGTAAAACTGACTACCCTTTTGAGCCACTTGCCCCAAAAATAAGCCGGTAGCCCCGCTAATTTTTAAAAAATCGGTGTTCTCGCGTACTTCTAAAAAGAAGGTGGTTTTAGAACGGGCAAAATCCGATTGCAGCAGCTCACCGGCATAAGCTATAGCCCGTTCGCTATCGTTTAAGTTATCCAGCACATAACGATAAGCCTTCGTTACTGTAGCTACATAACCAGAGCTTTTCATACGCCCCTCAATCTTTAAACTACTAACACCTATTTTAACTAACTGCGGAATAAGATGAATAGCTTGTAAATCGCGCGGCGAAAAAAAGCTGGCTTTATCTTGTTTACTATTATATTGACGGCGGCAAGGTTGTGTACAGCTGCCGCGATTGGCACTGGCTCCGCCTAAATAGCTGGAAAAAAGACACAGTCCCGAATAAGCGCTGCAAAGCGAGCCATGACAAAACACCTCAATTTCGGCCTCTGTATTATTTTTGATGTGGGCAATTTCCGTTAAGGTAAGCTCACGGGCTAACACAATCCGGGTGGCCCCGTAATCTTTAAAAAAATTAACCGCTAAGTGGCTGGCCGCCGCCGCTTGAGTGCTAATATGCAGCGGCAGCCCATATTCTTTAACTAAAGACGCCACCCCTAAATCTTGCACAATAACGGCGCCGGCCCCAATATTTTTTAAAAAAGCCAGCAGCGAAGCTACCCTATCCAGCTCGTCTTCACAAACTAAAGTATTAACAGTTACATAAATTTTTTTGCCTTGTTTATTAGCTGCGGCACAGGCGGCCTCCAGTTGGTTATAAGCAAAGTTGGTGCCACGCAGGCGGGCATTAAAATCTTTTAGGCCTAAATAACAGGCATCGGCCCCATTAGCTATGGCGGCATTAAGGGCCTCTATACTGCCGGCAGGGGCTAATAATTCGGTCATTATTTGTCTTCCTTTGGCAGCTTAAACTGCTGTATTAACTGTCCATATAACCCTTCCAGCTGCGGGCCTGTCGAGCTATCAAAACTTAACTCTTTACCACGTATGGCGGCTTCATGCTTTTTTTGCTCATAAATTTCTTTATTATCTAACAGCAGCTCTACCTTAGCTAAAAAATCATCAACATCTTCGTTTACTAAAAAACCGCCTCTTTCATCTTTTAGCACGCTA
This is a stretch of genomic DNA from Spirochaetaceae bacterium. It encodes these proteins:
- a CDS encoding U32 family peptidase yields the protein MTELLAPAGSIEALNAAIANGADACYLGLKDFNARLRGTNFAYNQLEAACAAANKQGKKIYVTVNTLVCEDELDRVASLLAFLKNIGAGAVIVQDLGVASLVKEYGLPLHISTQAAAASHLAVNFFKDYGATRIVLARELTLTEIAHIKNNTEAEIEVFCHGSLCSAYSGLCLFSSYLGGASANRGSCTQPCRRQYNSKQDKASFFSPRDLQAIHLIPQLVKIGVSSLKIEGRMKSSGYVATVTKAYRYVLDNLNDSERAIAYAGELLQSDFARSKTTFFLEVRENTDFLKISGATGLFLGQVAQKGSQFYLPNIKLEAGDYLRINSPDDSKRLNLKIKEPLFNEEGFVLEHNELAAGDLVYLSSRREQSYPPFIPNNLAPYINKPPKTKARAAKPSKEKLKILPKGNYILTANLNNLSQLVSYKPAMLWLELNRSMAKTLRAAKNLPVKKNMLAIYLEPVTAEEQLGTMVVVIEELVRQGFTNFVANNTAHFGLLAKHKVNIIAGPWLYVHNRLAAELLFAQKAAAITFPFEASLKNSLAVTHSYNGDSFIMPLFGRPELFMLRVNLQSVYKFNHFSEASDGDSYSITANGEGSKVFPHKAYSILQHKNSLTKAGINRFLYDLRELKDGKELDVVFKEHKKPLNNTKAFNFERGFLN